The following proteins are co-located in the Helicoverpa armigera isolate CAAS_96S chromosome 23, ASM3070526v1, whole genome shotgun sequence genome:
- the LOC135118517 gene encoding uncharacterized protein LOC135118517 produces MPEEDLLQHEMEAGVVISEVLTLPHSQARDFVELLPTETTINDSRATAGSSPPPIQEQVQDAPQSPVLQMTVRGRRTETVASSTPPLRQRPRRKRNLNPRQSVSEQYSAARREFLAVAEANAATMKMLATAAQAQADAAKMQAEAAKVQAEATLQLVKVGNKIADAINNYINKNNK; encoded by the exons ATGCCAGAGGAAGAT ttattacaacatgagatggaggctggggtggtaatctctgaggttctcaccttacctcattctcagg ctagagattttgtggaattgttaccgactgaaacaa caatcaatgacagcagagcaacggctggttcttcaccaccacccatccaagaacaagtgcaagatgcccctcagtcgccagtactacaaatga cagtacgtggcagaaggacagaaactgttgcatcatcaacaccaccactgcgacagagacccagaagaaagagga atctgaatcctcgccaaagtgtttctgagcaatatagtgcagctcgacgagaatttctagcagttgcagaagcaaatgctgctacaatgaag atgctggcaactgctgctcaagcgcaagcagatgctgccaagatgcaggctgaggcagccaaggtacaagccgaggcgacgctgcaattggtaaaagtcggaaacaaaatagctgacgcaataaataattacataaataaaaataataaatga